The following proteins come from a genomic window of Phacochoerus africanus isolate WHEZ1 chromosome 9, ROS_Pafr_v1, whole genome shotgun sequence:
- the LOC125136701 gene encoding olfactory receptor 4F4-like has translation MDTGNLSVVSEFVLLGLCQSWTMQVLLLLIFSILFLIIVFGNITIMILITIDTHLHSPMYFLLANLSFVDMWLCSITTPKMITDFVREKKTISFGGCMCQVLFVHFFGGGEMVLLVVMAYDRYVAICKPLHYLTIMNVQKCVGLVVISWTIGFVHAISQMAVIIQLPFCGPREIDSFFCDIPLVIKLACIDSHSLGILMNADSGVPAMTCFIVLLISYTYILLTVRRSSKTGVSRALSTCTAHITVVVLFFGPCIFIYVWPLSITWVDKFLAVFYSVFTPLLNPAIYTLRNKEIKNAVKRFRSYYLHSKEKFTA, from the coding sequence ATGGATACAGGAAATCTGTCCGTAGTGTCAGAATTTGTGCTTCTGGGACTTTGCCAGTCATGGACTATGCAGGTCTTACTCTTACTGatattttctatccttttcctgATCATTGTATTTGGAAATATCACCATCATGATCTTAATCACCATTGACACCCATCTGCACTCCCCTATGTATTTCTTACTGGCCAATCTGTCCTTTGTTGATATGTGGCTTTGTTCGATCACTACTCCTAAGATGATTACAGATTTtgtcagagaaaaaaagactatttcctttggaGGCTGCATGTGCCAGGTcctctttgtacatttttttggAGGTGGTGAGATGGTGCTATTGGTGGtaatggcctatgaccgctatgtggccatctgcaagcctctCCACTATTTGACCATTATGAATGTGCAAAAGTGCGTTGGGCTTGTGGTGATTTCCTGGACCATTGGCTTTGTGCATGCCATAAGCCAAATGGCTGTGATAATACAATTGCCTTTTTGTGGCCCCAGGGAAATTGACAGCTTCTTCTGTGATATACCGCTGGTCATCAAGCTTGCCTGCATAGATTCCCATAGCTTGGGAATATTAATGAATGCTGACAGTGGGGTTCCAGCCATGACCTGCTTCATAGTGTTGCTGATATCCTACACGTACATTCTTCTTACTGTTCGTCGAAGCTCTAAAACTGGTGTATCTAGGGCACTCTCTACCTGCACTGCACATATCACAGTGGTGGTGCTCTTCTTTGGGCCCTGCATCTTCATCTACGTGTGGCCACTCAGCATCACCTGGGTGGACAAATTTCTTGCTGTGTTTTACTCTGTCTTTACACCTCTCCTAAATCCAGCCATTTATACCCtaagaaataaagagataaaaaatgcTGTGAAGAGATTCAGAAGCTACTACTTGCATTCCAAGGAAAAATTTACTGCCTAG